A genomic segment from Lutzomyia longipalpis isolate SR_M1_2022 chromosome 3, ASM2433408v1 encodes:
- the LOC129793220 gene encoding LIM/homeobox protein Awh has translation MQQNSRVALAFGMCPSENKIKTELRSCAACGEPISDRYLLEVGGCTWHGSCLRCCVCLSPLDRQPSCFLRERQVYCKADYTKNFGAKCSKCCRGISSSDWVRRARELVFHLACFACDACGRQLSTGEQFALLDDRVLCKAHYLETIEGGTTSSDDGCDPDGYHKSKAKRVRTTFTEEQLQVLQANFQIDSNPDGQDLERIASVTGLSKRVTQVWFQNSRARQKKHIHAGKGKMQRENDGSTFGRHINLQLTYSFQNNNNNSHNSLHMNNNNNNVSSNCKPSIFTPHDSSMDELSQDSSIHCMQTEV, from the exons ATGCAACAGAACTCGAGGGTTGCCCTAGCATTTGGAATGTGTCCCagcgaaaataaaataaag ACAGAGCTGCGATCGTGCGCAGCATGCGGTGAGCCTATCTCGGACCGATATCTCCTGGAAGTCGGTGGCTGTACATGGCATGGATCTTGTCTGAGGTGCTGTGTCTGTTTATCACCTCTGGATCGGCAACCGTCGTGTTTCTTGCGAGAGCGACAAGTTTATTGTAAAGCTGATTACACAAA GAATTTCGGGGCAAAGTGTTCAAAGTGCTGCCGCGGGATTTCCTCATCAGACTGGGTGAGACGCGCCCGAGAGCTCGTTTTCCACCTCGCCTGTTTCGCCTGTGATGCCTGTGGCCGGCAACTCTCCACCGGTGAACAATTTGCCCTCCTGGATGATCGGGTACTCTGCAAAGCTCACTACCTTGAGACCATTGAGGGTGGTACAACGTCCAGTGATG ATGGCTGCGATCCCGATGGTTACCACAAAAGTAAAGCCAAGAGAGTCCGAACAACATTCACAGAGGAACAGCTGCAAGTCCTGCAGGCTAACTTCCAAATCGACAGCAATCCCGATGGTCAGGATCTCGAGCGTATTGCATCGGTGACTGGGCTGAGTAAGAGGGTGACACAGGTGTGGTTCCAGAATTCCAGGGCGCGCCAGAAGAAGCACATTCATGCTGGAAAGGGGAAAA tgcaaagagaaaatgacGGCAGCACTTTTGGACGTCACATTAATCTACAACTAACGTATTCATTCcaaaataacaataataattcGCATAATTCGTTACACATGAACAACAACAATAACAATGTTAGTTCTAATTGTAAACCATCGATTTTCACGCCACAcg ATTCATCAATGGATGAATTATCACAAGACTCCAGCATTCACTGCATGCAGACGGAAGTTTAA
- the LOC129793199 gene encoding origin recognition complex subunit 4, with protein MLEEENCDRENGNYAEEAIFTRKYLKNVIMGGCGLNNSYEEQRQHIEELFRKVAANGESNSAILIGPRGCGKTTLIASVLMDILAERWFTENSMIVYLNGLIHTDDKLALSSIAVQLRLENTVDGKVFGSFAENLEFLLTSLRQGDRKESKSVIFILEEFDLFCSHHNQTLLYNLFDISQSPQVPVCVLGVTCRLDVMELLEKRVKSRFSHRQIFLFPPSNDPEQRISAFRERLKLPTKKSPPLSVRTHLEENNPCEFNFLRLNVNQIPCKASAKWIQEWNRSIEKLTEREEIRRGLKTMYEIDISEQSFRTFLIDIISLVSPKKPLLGEIEVLNVIKKYLADEKIQILRDLSVMEFCLIIAMKHHCEIYDRDPFNFEMIHERFLKFANTTKSVQHWSRSAMFKAFEFIAQQELIAPAGGGAKIQKEFQMYRLLLTFGQIAEATKTYSGLPTDITQWAQSSLV; from the exons atgttggaagaagaaaattgtgacaGAGAAAATGGGAATTACGCTGAGGAAGCAATCTTCACGCGAAAATACCTCAAGAATGTGATTATGGGTGGTTGTGGGCTGAACAACAGCTACGAAGAACAGCGGCAGCACATTGAAGAACTCTTCCGGAAGGTTGCAGCGAATGGGGAGTCAAATTCTGCCATCCTCATAGGTCCTAGAGGATGTGGGAAGACAACG TTGATTGCTTCGGTGCTGATGGATATTCTTGCAGAGCGATGGTTTACAGAGAACTCCATGATTGTCTACCTCAATGGTTTGATTCACACGGATGACAAGCTGGCGCTGAGCTCAATTGCAGTTCAGCTACGATTGGAGAACACAGTTGATGGGAAGGTTTTTGGGTCTTTTGCTGAGAATCTGGAATTCTTGCTGACTTCCCTGCGACAGGGCGATAGAAAGGAATCAAAGAGTGTCATCTTTATCCTTgaagaatttgatttattctgTTCGCACCACAATCAGACACTCCTGTACAATCTCTTTGACATCAGCCAGAGTCCGCAGGTTCCCGTTTGCGTGCTGGGTGTCACGTGTCGCCTGGATGTGATGGAATTGCTCGAGAAACGCGTCAAGAGTCGCTTCTCCCACCGgcaaatctttctttttccccCATCGAATGATCCTGAGCAACGAATCTCAGCTTTCCGGGAACGTCTCAAGTTGCCCACGAAGAAAAGTCCCCCATTGAGTGTGAGGACTCACCTGGAGGAAAACAATCCATGTGAATTCAACTTCCTGCGCTTGAATGTGAATCAAATCCCTTGCAAAGCTTCAGCAAAGTGGATCCAGGAGTGGAATAGAAGTATTGAAAAACTCACGGAGAGGGAAGAAATTCGCAGAGGATTGAAGACAATGTATGAGATTGATATTTCCGAGCAATCCTTCAGGACTTTTCTCATAGACATCATTTCTCTCGTATCCCCCAAGAAGCCCCTCCTTGGAGAGATTGAAGTTCTCAATGTTATAAAGAAGTACCTGGCAGATGAGAAGATTCAGATACTCAGGGATCTCTCAGTGATGGAATTCTGCCTGATAATCGCAATGAAGCATCACTGCGAAATTTACGATCGTGATCCATTTAATTTCGAAATGATCCACGAGCGCTTCCTCAAGTTTGCCAACACCACCAAATCTGTCCAGCATTGGAGTCGCAGTGCCATGTTCAAagcatttgaatttattgctcaACAGGAGCTAATTGCTCCCGCGGGGGGTGGTGCAAAGATTCAGAAGGAATTCCAAATGTATCGCCTCCTGTTGACCTTTGGACAAATTGCTGAGGCTACAAAGACTTACTCCGGCTTGCCTACGGACATTACCCAGTGGGCTCAGAGTTCTCTCGTCTAA
- the LOC129793217 gene encoding brachyurin-like, translating to MKTFIVLCVAVFALAAASQDIEIDWSTVRPLWEVSTWQDAHPKLMEIVRARKDMPKIEYGPAGRIVGGTYAQPHQFPYQVGLILHMDGGNSFCGGSLLSRNYAMTAAHCLDVANSAIVILGAHHIFDATEPTQQRILSDGSSFRLYPNWDASLVRNDLATLRLNTPADYIPGLVHSVRLPNFRQAEDGVTFAGQLSSISGWGRFNDSSNDLSPTLRYVRLPIMTNLACTLRWPGIIQPSNICADGANGGPCNGDSGGPVSVIEADGITTQVGVVSFGLALGCELNWPSAHARTTSFIQWIDDNTDHEIRENW from the coding sequence ATGAAGACGTTCATTGTGCTGTGCGTTGCTGTATTCGCCTTGGCTGCTGCCAGCCAGGATATTGAGATTGATTGGTCCACCGTGAGGCCCCTCTGGGAGGTGTCAACATGGCAGGATGCCCATCCGAAGCTTATGGAAATTGTCCGTGCTCGCAAGGATATGCCGAAAATTGAGTACGGCCCAGCTGGACGCATTGTCGGTGGAACCTATGCTCAACCCCATCAGTTCCCCTACCAAGTTGGTCTAATCCTCCACATGGATGGTGGCAATAGCTTCTGCGGTGGCTCCCTGTTGTCTCGCAACTACGCCATGACTGCTGCTCATTGCTTGGATGTTGCCAATTCGGCTATTGTTATCCTCGGTGCGCATCACATCTTTGACGCAACGGAACCAACGCAGCAACGTATCTTGTCTGATGGAAGCAGCTTCCGTCTCTACCCCAACTGGGATGCTTCCTTGGTGCGCAACGATCTCGCCACGCTGCGTCTCAACACACCCGCTGATTACATTCCTGGACTGGTGCACAGTGTCCGTCTGCCGAACTTCCGTCAAGCTGAGGATGGTGTCACTTTTGCTGGCCAGTTGAGCAGCATCAGTGGATGGGGACGCTTCAATGACTCCAGCAATGATCTGTCGCCAACACTCCGCTATGTTCGTCTACCCATCATGACCAATCTCGCCTGCACCCTCCGCTGGCCTGGTATCATCCAACCATCCAACATCTGTGCCGATGGTGCCAATGGTGGCCCCTGCAATGGAGACTCTGGTGGCCCAGTGAGTGTAATTGAAGCTGATGGCATCACAACACAAGTTGGTGTTGTATCCTTCGGTCTTGCTCTCGGTTGTGAACTCAACTGGCCAAGTGCACATGCCCGTACCACGTCCTTCATCCAATGGATTGACGACAATACTGATCATGAAATTCGCGAAAACTGGTGA
- the LOC129793219 gene encoding brachyurin-like → MWASLLGFVLLSAYATAVPSWWDKLRAPHEIPEWQEQHPALMALLNNDDDAIGATVDFESRIVNGNKATPHQFPYQAALVVRLESENTICGGSLLSTKYVLTAAHCTDLSLYVTVYLGVHNLSDYTEHTRVVQTVFRSDIIVHEQYNTSGYQNDVSVIKLPVPVAFSYAIQPVRLPSFDHKDNTFLSVEAIVSGWGRTTDASPDGTDTLHYATLSVISNAACRTLYPTLQDTNICTRGANRSGTCQGDSGGPMVIREDDGVLTQIGIVSFGSGLGCEYNWPNVFARLTSFLCWLGCHTDVQIRNHP, encoded by the exons ATGTGGGCATCTCTTTTGGGGTTCGTGCTTCTCAGTGCGTACGCTACGGCTGTACCATCGTGGTGGGATAAGCTCAGGGCACCCCATGAGATCCCCGAGTGGCAGGAGCAGCATCCAGCCTTGATGGCTCTCCTCAACAACGACGACGACGCCATCGGTGCGACGGTTGATTTTGAATCGCGCATCGTTAATGGGAACAAAGCAACACCGCATCAGTTTCCCTACCAAGCTGCTCTTGTGGTGCGTCTTGAGAGTGAAAATACAATCTGTGGTGGCTCACTATTGAGTACAAAATACGTCCTAACAGCTGCCCATTGCACTGATCTCAGTCTCTACGTGACTGTCTACCTTGGTGTTCACAATTTATCCGACTACACAGAACATACGCGTGTCGTTCAAACGGTCTTCCGTAGTGATATCATCGTGCACGAGCAGTACAACACATCTGGCTATCAGAATGATGTGTCCGTAATTAAGCTTCCTGTTCCCGTGGCATTCAGCTATGCCATCCAACCCGTGCGATTGCCTAGTTTTGATCACAAAGACAATACCTTCCTGAGCGTTGAGGCCATTGTATCAGGTTGGGGAAGAACTACGGATGCCTCACCCGATGGAACTGATACCCTGCACTATGCTACGTTGTCTGTTATCTCAAATGCAGCCTGTAGGACACTCTATCCCACCCTACAGGACACCAATATTTGCACAAGAGGAGCCAATAGATCAGGAACATGTCAAG GTGACTCAGGTGGTCCAATGGTAATACGAGAAGATGATGGTGTTCTCACACAAATCGGCATTGTATCATTTGGAAGTGGACTTGGGTGTGAGTACAACTGGCCAAATGTCTTTGCGCGCCTTACATCCTTCCTCTGCTGGCTTGGCTGTCACACAGATGTCCAAATAAGGAATCACCCTTGA
- the LOC129793215 gene encoding protein rhomboid yields MSGKRSRSFKCAVHHRDREVCSENDFHIIFQDPPFFERMVHVIAMEVLPEERDRKYYADNYSCCPPPLFVIFVTLVELGFFTYHTLTSGQADPAGPVPIDSMFIYRPDKRHEVWRFLFYMVLHAGWFHLGFNLVVQLLVGLPLEMVHGSTRIGCVYLAGVLAGSLGTSVFDPEVYLVGASGGVYALLAAHLANVMLNYSNMQYGIVRLAAIFIFASCDVGFAIYSRYAVENTTAPSVSYVAHLTGALAGLTIGLLVLKNFEQKLHEQLLWWVALGVYAACTIFAVVFNLLNTVTVQRLEEQGEVIKEQIFHDLGI; encoded by the exons ATGAGCGGCAAAAGATCGCGGAGCTTCAAGTGTGCCGTCCATCATCGTGACAGGGAAGTTTGTTCTGAAAACGATTTCCACATCATTTTTCAGGATCCACCATTCTTTGAAAG aatggTTCACGTGATTGCGATGGAAGTACTTCCGGAGGAACGAGACCGGAAATACTATGCAGACAATTATTCATGTTGTCCACCTCCGCTCTTTGTGATATTTGTGACGCTAGTtgag TTGGGCTTTTTCACATACCACACACTCACATCGGGACAAGCAGATCCCGCAGGACCCGTACCCATTGATTCAATGTTCATCTATCGCCCCGATAAGCGACATGAAGTGTGGCGATTCCTCTTCTACATGGTCCTCCATGCAGg TTGGTTCCATTTGGGTTTCAATCTCGTCGTGCAACTGCTGGTTGGTTTGCCCCTCGAAATGGTTCATGGCTCCACTAGAATTGGTTGCGTCTACTTGGCCGGCGTTCTGGCGGGCTCACTCG GTACCAGTGTGTTTGACCCGGAGGTGTACCTGGTTGGAGCCAGTGGGGGAGTCTATGCCCTCTTGGCTGCTCACCTTGCCAATGTGATGCTAAACTACAGTAATATGCAGTACGGAATTGTTCGATTGGCGGCGATTTTTATTTTCG CTTCTTGTGATGTTGGCTTTGCGATTTATTCGAGGTACGCCGTTGAGAATACTACGGCACCATCTGTGTCCTATGTTGCACATCTCACGGGTGCCCTTGCGGGTCTCACCATTGGTCTGCTGGTGCTGAAGAATTTCGAGCAGAAATTGCACGAACAGCTCCTTTGGTGGGTGGCACTTGGTGTGTATGCAGCTTGCACCATCTTTGCCGTTGTCTTCAATCTCCTCAATACGGTTACGGTGCAACGACTAGAGGAACAAGGGGAGGTCATTAAGGAgcaaattttccatgatttgGGCATTTAA